The following proteins are co-located in the Microcystis wesenbergii NRERC-220 genome:
- a CDS encoding AccI family restriction endonuclease, with protein sequence MYKDDILNLIKQSPLEIDTEIQMTGKPPTMANSEFLTNKEQGDWAETIVFKAVNEYSGDYFAVKYGRSESIAAGDDGFADFYMEYQSELNAIGKRPDILIFKVRDFPDGSIDIKNDQHIRQAVAAIEVRSSSFLADKYAAFMRDRQDRAIKKCEEIRQDIINTALGDLLRRKNQTIYNLMSNATDDTFRELDFRCPSWSSTKELRNLTELLKNLKENIKILHKRDYLGITPKIEDVALVNRWIQKYNVKHFYLQVFFDKAYIISFKDILALVSNDNNDGNNFSIERDVKNQGKTTIKINVQIGKEVLGKIDMPEHKSALKELDRGRLLFYVTFAGGKGYLDNKIFLRDVINA encoded by the coding sequence ATGTACAAAGATGATATTCTGAACCTGATCAAGCAATCACCACTTGAGATTGATACTGAAATACAAATGACTGGAAAGCCCCCAACAATGGCTAACTCCGAATTTCTCACGAACAAGGAACAGGGTGATTGGGCTGAAACAATCGTCTTTAAGGCAGTCAATGAATATTCTGGTGATTATTTTGCTGTTAAATATGGGCGTTCCGAATCCATAGCCGCAGGTGATGATGGATTTGCTGATTTCTATATGGAATATCAGAGTGAACTTAATGCGATAGGTAAGAGGCCAGATATCCTGATATTTAAGGTCAGAGACTTTCCAGATGGAAGTATTGACATTAAAAATGATCAGCACATAAGGCAGGCTGTGGCTGCGATTGAAGTAAGATCAAGTTCTTTTTTAGCAGACAAATATGCGGCATTCATGCGGGACAGACAAGATCGGGCCATTAAAAAATGCGAAGAAATTAGACAAGACATAATCAATACCGCCCTTGGTGATCTATTAAGGCGAAAAAACCAGACAATTTACAATCTAATGTCAAATGCTACAGATGACACCTTTAGAGAATTAGACTTTCGTTGTCCGTCATGGTCATCAACAAAAGAGTTAAGAAATCTAACTGAATTACTGAAGAATCTCAAAGAAAATATAAAAATACTGCACAAACGCGATTATTTGGGCATTACCCCAAAAATTGAAGATGTTGCCTTGGTCAACAGGTGGATTCAGAAATATAATGTCAAGCATTTTTATCTACAAGTATTTTTTGACAAGGCATATATAATATCATTTAAAGATATTTTGGCACTGGTTTCAAACGATAACAATGATGGAAATAATTTTTCAATAGAAAGAGATGTAAAAAATCAAGGCAAAACTACGATCAAGATCAATGTGCAAATTGGAAAAGAAGTCCTTGGAAAAATTGATATGCCTGAACATAAATCGGCTCTGAAAGAATTAGATAGGGGTCGTCTGCTTTTTTATGTGACTTTTGCAGGCGGCAAGGGATACCTTGATAATAAAATATTTCTAAGGGATGTTATTAATGCGTGA
- the psbD gene encoding photosystem II D2 protein (photosystem q(a) protein) — protein MTIAVGRAPERGLFDALDDWLKRDRFVFIGWSGLLLFPCAFMALGGWLTGTTFVTSWYTHGLASSYLEGGNFLTVAVSTPADAFGHSILFLWGPEAQGNFTRWCQIGGLWPFVALHGAFGLIGFMLRQFEIARLVGIRPYNALAFSGPIAVFVSVFLMYPLGQSSWFFAPSFGVAGIFRFILFFQGFHNWTLNPFHMMGVAGILGGALLCAIHGATVENTLFEDGEGSNTFRAFEPTQAEETYSMVTANRFWSQIFGIAFSNKRWLHFFMLFVPVTGLWMSAVGVVGLALNLRAYDFVSQELRAAEDPEFETFYTKNILLNEGLRAWMAPQDQPHENFIFPEEVLPRGNAL, from the coding sequence ATGACCATTGCTGTCGGACGCGCCCCAGAAAGAGGGCTGTTTGATGCTCTCGATGACTGGCTCAAAAGAGACCGTTTCGTCTTCATCGGTTGGTCTGGTTTACTACTCTTCCCCTGCGCCTTCATGGCCCTAGGTGGATGGTTAACCGGCACCACCTTCGTCACCTCCTGGTACACCCACGGGTTAGCCAGTTCCTACCTGGAAGGCGGCAACTTCCTGACTGTAGCCGTCTCCACCCCCGCCGATGCCTTCGGTCACTCCATCCTCTTTCTCTGGGGACCGGAAGCCCAAGGTAACTTTACCCGTTGGTGTCAAATCGGCGGTTTATGGCCCTTTGTCGCCCTGCACGGTGCTTTCGGCTTGATTGGCTTCATGCTGCGTCAGTTTGAAATCGCCCGTTTAGTCGGCATTCGTCCCTACAACGCCCTCGCCTTCTCCGGTCCGATTGCGGTGTTCGTCAGTGTCTTCCTGATGTACCCCCTCGGTCAGTCTAGCTGGTTCTTTGCCCCTAGCTTCGGCGTGGCTGGTATCTTCCGTTTTATTCTTTTCTTCCAAGGCTTCCACAACTGGACCCTTAACCCCTTCCACATGATGGGTGTAGCCGGTATCCTCGGTGGTGCGCTTCTCTGTGCTATTCACGGAGCGACCGTAGAAAATACCCTGTTTGAAGACGGTGAAGGTTCCAACACTTTCCGAGCTTTTGAACCCACCCAAGCGGAAGAAACCTACTCCATGGTGACTGCGAACCGTTTCTGGTCGCAAATCTTCGGCATCGCTTTCTCCAACAAACGTTGGTTACACTTCTTCATGCTCTTTGTCCCCGTAACTGGTTTATGGATGAGTGCTGTGGGTGTGGTGGGATTAGCCCTTAACCTACGGGCCTATGACTTCGTTTCTCAGGAATTGAGAGCGGCGGAAGACCCGGAATTTGAAACCTTCTACACTAAAAATATTCTGCTTAACGAAGGTCTGAGAGCTTGGATGGCTCCCCAAGACCAACCCCACGAAAACTTTATCTTCCCTGAAGAAGTATTACCTCGCGGTAACGCTCTCTAA
- a CDS encoding HsdM family class I SAM-dependent methyltransferase — MRELKYIAETPLNHRKDYGQFFTPMCVARLMVQWVLKDNPETVLDPAFGLGVFYDEAIKTPSGNQVHFMGYEIDRNIFEFLNRNGDSPYLRVINSDYLEAETENFDGIICNPPYMRFQKFLKRHDILPKIEEKIGKKLIGYSNISSVFLVKSLRELKINGNLAYIMPFEFFNTGYGKEIKKSLLENHLLKQIIIFANEKEIFPEATTTVCVLLCKNDGKKETIKILQIKKSDEIDKISDISKFYQWEIEPSNLPYNKKWTPIISSLFTEQVSPNGFCKLSIYGTFTRGIATGANEFFALKKSKIEQRKLSDNNICKCITKSSQIRKAVFTEHDFNVLYNEDKPVYCLDVKDHDNSEIRNYIKEGEKLGYHGRYLTKTRNTWYKIEKRKPAPILFGVFSRGRLKVIRNFTTAINFTCFHSFYPNKLGQQFINKLFVYLLSDIGQEIIKINKRSYGDELDKFEPRDLNDSLCPSQKQFEMISDEDAEEVISIAQNDHQKAILMSNALIKRLMDSQQCAAPDGNSAALHSAITDLVGCVP, encoded by the coding sequence ATGCGTGAGTTAAAATATATAGCTGAAACTCCACTTAATCATAGGAAGGATTACGGTCAGTTTTTTACACCTATGTGCGTTGCTCGCCTCATGGTACAGTGGGTTTTAAAAGATAATCCAGAAACAGTATTAGACCCAGCGTTTGGCTTAGGCGTTTTTTATGATGAAGCAATAAAAACACCTTCAGGTAATCAAGTACATTTCATGGGATATGAGATTGATAGAAATATATTTGAGTTTCTCAATCGTAATGGTGACAGTCCTTATTTGAGAGTTATCAATAGTGATTACCTCGAAGCTGAAACTGAAAATTTTGACGGTATCATTTGTAATCCACCATATATGCGATTTCAGAAATTTCTTAAGCGTCATGATATATTACCAAAAATTGAAGAAAAAATAGGTAAGAAACTTATCGGTTACTCTAATATCTCTTCCGTATTCCTTGTCAAGTCTTTAAGAGAACTTAAAATCAATGGTAACTTGGCGTATATTATGCCTTTTGAGTTTTTTAATACTGGCTACGGAAAAGAAATCAAAAAAAGTCTCCTTGAAAATCATTTATTGAAGCAAATAATAATCTTTGCCAATGAAAAAGAAATTTTCCCAGAGGCAACGACAACCGTTTGTGTGCTTCTTTGTAAAAATGACGGAAAAAAAGAAACCATTAAAATTTTACAGATTAAAAAAAGTGATGAAATAGATAAAATATCTGATATTAGTAAATTCTATCAGTGGGAAATCGAACCATCGAATTTACCATACAACAAAAAGTGGACACCTATTATTTCATCATTGTTCACTGAACAAGTATCTCCAAATGGCTTCTGTAAGTTGTCCATATACGGTACGTTTACGAGAGGTATTGCTACTGGCGCAAATGAATTTTTTGCGTTAAAAAAATCAAAAATTGAGCAACGGAAGTTGAGTGATAACAATATTTGTAAGTGTATTACAAAAAGCTCTCAAATCCGCAAAGCAGTATTTACTGAGCATGATTTTAATGTACTATACAATGAGGATAAGCCAGTCTATTGTTTAGATGTAAAAGATCACGACAACTCTGAAATACGAAATTACATAAAAGAAGGCGAAAAATTGGGATACCATGGGAGGTATCTTACAAAAACAAGGAACACCTGGTACAAAATTGAAAAGAGAAAACCAGCTCCAATTTTATTCGGAGTCTTTAGCAGGGGCAGGTTAAAAGTAATACGCAATTTCACAACAGCAATAAATTTTACCTGCTTTCATTCCTTTTATCCAAATAAATTAGGACAACAATTTATTAATAAATTGTTTGTGTATTTGCTCAGTGATATTGGACAGGAAATAATAAAAATCAATAAACGAAGTTATGGTGATGAATTAGACAAGTTTGAACCAAGGGATTTGAATGATAGCTTATGTCCAAGCCAGAAACAATTTGAAATGATCAGTGATGAAGATGCTGAAGAAGTAATTAGTATTGCACAAAATGATCACCAAAAAGCAATTCTCATGAGTAATGCTCTGATCAAAAGACTTATGGACTCCCAACAATGCGCTGCACCGGACGGCAATTCCGCTGCGCTCCATAGTGCGATCACCGATCTTGTAGGGTGCGTTCCCTGA